From one Physeter macrocephalus isolate SW-GA chromosome 18, ASM283717v5, whole genome shotgun sequence genomic stretch:
- the BAG2 gene encoding BAG family molecular chaperone regulator 2 gives MAQARISAKANEGRFCRSSSMADRSSRLLESLDQLELRVEALREAATAVEQEKEVLLEMIHSIQNSQDMRQISDGEREELNLTANRLMGRTLTVEVSVETIRNPQQQESLKQATKVIDEVVSKFLDDLGNAKSHLMSLYSACSSEVPAGPVDQKFQSIVIGCALEDQKKIKRRLETLLRNIENSDRAIKLLEHSKGAASKTLLQNTESKFN, from the exons ATGGCTCAGGCGAGGATCAGCGCCAAGGCCAACGAGGGCCGCTTCTGCCGCTCCTCGTCCATGGCCGACCGCTCCAGCCGCCTGCTGGAGAGCCTGGACCAGCTGGAGCTCAG GGTGGAGGCTCTTCGGGAAGCGGCCACGGCTGTGGAGCAGGAGAAGGAGGTCCTCCTGGAGATGATCCACAGCATCCAGAACAGCCAGGACATGCGGCAGATCAGCGACG gagaaagagaagaattaaatCTGACTGCAAACCGTCTGATGGGACGAACGCTGACTGTGGAAGTTTCAGTAGAAACAATTAGGAACCCCCAGCAGCAGGAGTCCCTCAAGCAAGCCACCAAGGTCATTGACGAGGTGGTCAGTAAGTTTCTGGATGATCTGGGAAACGCCAAGAGTCACCTGATGTCGCTGTACAGCGCGTGTTCCTCCGAGGTGCCTGCGGGGCCGGTGGATCAGAAGTTCCAGTCCATCGTGATCGGCTGTGCTCTCGAGGAtcagaagaaaattaagagaagACTAGAGACCCTGCTTAGGAACATTGAAAACTCTGACAGGGCCATCAAGCTGCTGGAGCATTCTAAAGGGGCTGCTTCCAAAACCCTGCTACAAAACACTGAAAGCAAATTCAACTAG